A region of Aliivibrio fischeri DNA encodes the following proteins:
- the hslR gene encoding ribosome-associated heat shock protein Hsp15, which translates to MSSKSNTAEGVRLDKWLWAARFYKTRSIARNMVDGGKVQYNGQRSKPSKIVEVGAEIKLRQGNNEEITVIIEIVSDQRRGAPIAQTLYKETQDSIKHREENAQLRKLNSLGSPRPDKRPDKKQRRDIMKFKHQ; encoded by the coding sequence ATGAGTTCAAAATCAAACACTGCAGAGGGTGTAAGACTCGATAAATGGCTCTGGGCAGCTCGTTTTTATAAAACACGCTCAATTGCTCGCAACATGGTTGATGGCGGTAAAGTTCAATATAATGGACAACGCTCAAAACCAAGTAAGATTGTGGAAGTAGGCGCCGAAATAAAGCTGCGCCAAGGAAACAATGAAGAGATCACTGTGATCATCGAGATCGTTTCCGATCAACGCCGCGGAGCCCCTATTGCACAAACTCTTTACAAAGAAACACAAGACAGTATTAAGCACCGTGAAGAAAATGCGCAATTACGCAAACTCAATTCACTTGGTAGCCCACGACCAGATAAGCGTCCAGATAAAAAACAACGACGCGATATCATGAAGTTTAAGCACCAATAA
- the hslO gene encoding Hsp33 family molecular chaperone HslO, producing MANNTLHRYLFEDLSVRGELVQLDDAYQQIISSKEYPKPVQNLLGELLVATTLLTATLKFEGSITLQLQGDGPVSLAVINGDNNQKVRGVARFEGDIVEDATLHQLMGRGYLVITITPKDGERYQGVVALEGENLAQCFEGYFERSEQLKTRLWLRLGEYEGKPHAAGMLLQVMPDGTGSENDFEHLEQLTDTIKNEELFGLPAEDVLYRLYNQDKVQLFEPQDVEFFCGCSRERSGGAIVTIDRAEVDDIIKTEGKISLHCDYCGTSYDFDSIDVANLFEQATSGNDTVH from the coding sequence ATGGCAAATAACACATTGCATCGTTACCTATTTGAAGATTTATCTGTTCGTGGTGAATTAGTTCAACTAGATGATGCTTACCAACAAATCATTTCTAGCAAGGAATACCCAAAACCAGTTCAAAATCTATTGGGTGAGCTATTAGTTGCAACAACACTATTAACTGCAACATTGAAATTTGAAGGTTCTATTACCCTTCAACTTCAAGGTGACGGCCCAGTTTCTCTTGCAGTAATTAACGGCGATAACAACCAAAAAGTACGTGGTGTTGCTCGTTTTGAAGGTGATATTGTTGAAGATGCAACGTTGCACCAACTAATGGGTCGCGGCTACCTAGTTATCACTATCACACCAAAAGATGGTGAGCGTTACCAAGGTGTTGTTGCTCTTGAAGGTGAAAATCTAGCACAATGTTTTGAAGGTTACTTCGAGCGTTCTGAGCAACTAAAAACTCGTCTATGGTTACGTCTAGGTGAATATGAAGGTAAACCTCACGCTGCAGGTATGTTACTGCAAGTAATGCCTGATGGTACTGGTTCTGAAAATGACTTTGAACATTTAGAACAACTAACAGACACCATTAAAAATGAAGAACTGTTTGGTTTACCAGCTGAAGACGTACTTTACCGTCTATATAACCAAGATAAAGTGCAACTGTTTGAACCTCAAGACGTTGAGTTCTTCTGTGGTTGTTCACGTGAACGCAGCGGTGGTGCAATCGTAACGATTGATCGTGCTGAAGTTGATGACATCATTAAAACAGAAGGGAAAATTTCTCTTCACTGTGACTACTGTGGCACAAGCTACGATTTCGACAGTATTGATGTTGCAAACCTATTTGAACAAGCTACAAGCGGCAACGATACAGTACATTAA
- the pckA gene encoding phosphoenolpyruvate carboxykinase (ATP), translating into MTVMEHKKAALLDLTQYGLTGVTDVLRNPSYEQLFEEETRPDLEGYERGVMTELGSVAVDTGIFTGRSPKDKYIVKDDTTKDTLWWSDQGKNDNKAITPAVWDDLKSLVTTQLSGKRLFVIDGFCGANPDTRLNVRIITEVAWQAHFVKNMFIRPTEAELENFEPDFVVMNGAKATNPNYEKHGLNSENFVAFNLTERVQIIGGTWYGGEMKKGMFAMMNYLLPLKGIASMHCSANVGEKGDVAVFFGLSGTGKTTLSTDPKRQLIGDDEHGWDDDGIFNFEGGCYAKTIRLSKEAEPDIYNAIRRDALLENVTVRSDSSIDFNDGSKTENTRVSYPIYHIDNIVKPVSKAGHAKKVIFLTADAFGVLPPVAKLTPEQTKYHFLSGFTAKLAGTERGITEPTPTFSAAFGAAFLTLHPTQYAEVLVKRMEAAGAEAYIVNTGWNGTGKRISIQDTRGIIDAILDGSIDQAKTKNIPVFNLEVPTSLPGVDASILDPRDTYTDPLQWDSKAEDLAQRFIKNFAQYTDNEEGKALVKAGPQL; encoded by the coding sequence ATGACTGTTATGGAACACAAGAAGGCTGCACTACTCGATCTAACTCAATATGGTCTTACTGGGGTTACAGACGTACTACGTAATCCAAGTTATGAGCAACTATTTGAAGAAGAGACACGTCCAGATCTTGAAGGTTATGAACGTGGTGTAATGACAGAGCTTGGCTCAGTTGCGGTAGATACTGGTATATTTACTGGTCGTTCACCAAAAGATAAATACATCGTAAAAGATGACACTACCAAAGATACGCTATGGTGGTCAGATCAAGGAAAGAACGACAACAAAGCCATCACGCCAGCAGTTTGGGATGATCTAAAGTCGCTAGTTACAACACAACTGTCGGGTAAACGCTTATTTGTTATTGATGGTTTCTGTGGTGCTAACCCAGATACTCGTTTAAACGTTCGCATCATTACAGAAGTAGCATGGCAAGCACACTTTGTGAAAAACATGTTCATTCGTCCAACAGAAGCAGAACTTGAAAACTTCGAGCCTGATTTCGTGGTAATGAATGGAGCAAAAGCAACTAACCCTAATTACGAAAAGCACGGATTAAACTCTGAAAACTTCGTGGCTTTCAACTTAACAGAACGCGTTCAAATCATCGGTGGTACTTGGTACGGCGGTGAAATGAAAAAAGGTATGTTCGCAATGATGAACTACCTACTTCCACTTAAAGGTATTGCTTCAATGCACTGTTCGGCTAACGTCGGCGAAAAAGGTGATGTTGCGGTATTCTTTGGTTTATCAGGAACAGGAAAAACCACACTTTCAACCGATCCTAAACGCCAACTAATTGGTGATGATGAACACGGTTGGGATGACGATGGCATCTTCAACTTTGAAGGTGGTTGCTACGCTAAAACCATCCGCCTTTCAAAAGAAGCTGAGCCTGATATCTATAATGCAATCCGCCGTGATGCATTATTAGAAAACGTCACAGTACGTAGCGACAGCTCTATTGATTTTAATGATGGCTCTAAAACAGAAAACACTCGTGTTTCTTACCCTATCTATCATATCGATAACATCGTTAAACCAGTTTCAAAAGCTGGCCACGCTAAAAAAGTCATCTTCTTAACAGCGGATGCGTTTGGTGTTCTACCGCCGGTAGCGAAACTCACACCAGAACAAACTAAGTATCACTTCCTATCAGGTTTTACCGCAAAACTTGCAGGTACTGAACGTGGTATTACAGAACCAACACCAACCTTCTCTGCTGCATTCGGGGCTGCATTCTTAACGCTTCACCCAACACAATATGCAGAAGTACTGGTTAAACGTATGGAAGCGGCAGGCGCTGAAGCTTACATCGTAAACACGGGTTGGAATGGCACAGGAAAACGTATCTCAATTCAAGATACACGTGGCATTATTGATGCGATTTTAGATGGTTCAATTGACCAAGCTAAAACCAAAAATATCCCTGTATTTAACTTAGAAGTACCGACATCACTACCTGGTGTTGATGCCTCTATTCTTGACCCTCGTGACACGTATACTGACCCACTACAATGGGACAGCAAAGCGGAAGATTTAGCGCAACGCTTCATCAAAAACTTCGCTCAATACACAGATAACGAGGAAGGAAAAGCGTTAGTTAAAGCGGGTCCTCAGCTATAA
- a CDS encoding AsmA family protein encodes MYTTLKSLGWLITFCLLLVVAFLALLHTPYAQPVLNPLVQKLSHQKISFGELNYSIQSPLHLTLSDVSIESEKNINIQQVDFWLSQHPIQNNKLAFDSVKIDGISLQTGLPNTQQLDWLSIAQLSISNLDFADDGLVIREAQVQLSNWSIDKTKTLPFEGEFQFSTQQLYWQSEALDDVLIDGYYSQDYTALDGISLTWRGSTITAQAELKENKLWVIPQFTLRRFNLESDNADIIGKPLQWLSEQHFTYQFKRIDLLNINLELPQIITNDLSLSAENILLPYDLWEQTNANISLNADSIVWNETMIEKPIMDVTLNKKEANIENLSFDIFNGNIQLSGDLSPHKINLKSLTISQIRWLIDNKDTDSIVQYIKQLEQVKIDNVDINNVQVIQPEGKYPYQVSGLNAEGHDLDLLKYYQWDYGMENYL; translated from the coding sequence ATGTACACCACACTGAAAAGCCTAGGCTGGCTTATCACTTTCTGTTTGCTGCTTGTGGTCGCATTCTTAGCCTTATTACATACTCCTTATGCACAACCCGTGCTTAATCCTTTGGTTCAAAAACTCTCTCATCAGAAAATTTCTTTTGGAGAACTGAATTATTCAATTCAATCACCGCTGCATTTAACTCTGTCTGATGTGAGTATTGAATCAGAAAAAAATATTAATATTCAGCAAGTTGATTTTTGGTTATCTCAGCACCCGATTCAAAATAATAAATTGGCATTTGATAGTGTAAAAATCGACGGTATTAGCTTACAAACAGGATTACCTAACACTCAACAATTGGATTGGCTTTCAATTGCACAACTGAGTATTTCCAATTTAGATTTTGCTGACGATGGATTGGTTATCCGTGAAGCACAAGTTCAACTCAGTAACTGGTCAATTGATAAAACCAAAACGCTACCTTTTGAAGGTGAATTCCAGTTTTCAACACAACAGTTATATTGGCAGTCCGAAGCTCTAGATGATGTACTCATTGATGGTTACTACTCACAAGATTACACCGCACTAGATGGCATATCACTCACTTGGCGTGGGAGTACCATTACTGCACAAGCTGAACTAAAAGAAAATAAATTATGGGTTATCCCACAATTTACGCTACGTCGATTTAATTTAGAGTCAGATAATGCTGACATCATTGGGAAGCCGTTACAGTGGCTATCAGAACAACACTTTACGTATCAATTCAAGCGTATCGATTTATTAAATATCAATTTAGAATTGCCTCAGATAATAACAAACGATCTCAGTCTATCGGCTGAAAATATTTTACTTCCTTACGATCTCTGGGAACAAACTAACGCCAATATTTCCCTTAATGCTGACAGCATAGTGTGGAATGAAACCATGATTGAAAAACCGATCATGGATGTCACTTTAAATAAAAAAGAAGCCAATATTGAAAACCTGTCTTTTGATATTTTTAATGGCAACATTCAGCTTTCAGGTGACTTATCACCTCATAAAATCAACCTAAAATCGTTAACGATTAGTCAGATAAGATGGCTAATTGATAACAAAGATACAGACTCAATCGTTCAATATATCAAGCAACTTGAGCAAGTTAAGATCGATAACGTCGACATCAACAATGTGCAAGTAATACAGCCTGAGGGGAAATACCCATACCAAGTTTCAGGATTAAACGCCGAAGGTCATGATCTTGATTTATTAAAATATTATCAATGGGATTATGGGATGGAAAACTATCTTTAA
- a CDS encoding AsmA family protein, whose product MGLWDGKLSLSASNASFNYLLTQQMLIEMNTENGLWTVERALFPLAEGLFGFSGSLNLTQDSQPWQVEAYGDGLPISYLTSLFPHTVPLDGMAEFTFNGSGLAANRDSFNYSFNGDLNIIPREMVTTQTAKELWQYKLGLVPDTEQPDNAVKEPKTKQASYPIHVEPIHISANRGRITIKPITITGDGFSYNIEGDYDLVNPEKAETITSITQECHQLVQKLFSNTVQMINYCQ is encoded by the coding sequence ATGGGATTATGGGATGGAAAACTATCTTTAAGCGCTTCAAACGCCAGTTTTAATTATTTATTAACGCAACAGATGTTGATTGAGATGAATACTGAAAATGGACTTTGGACTGTTGAACGAGCGCTTTTCCCATTAGCTGAAGGGCTATTTGGCTTTAGCGGCAGCCTAAATTTAACCCAAGATAGTCAGCCTTGGCAGGTAGAAGCGTACGGTGACGGTTTACCAATTAGCTATCTAACCAGTTTATTCCCTCATACTGTTCCACTGGATGGTATGGCTGAATTTACTTTTAATGGCAGTGGCCTTGCTGCTAATCGTGACAGCTTTAACTACAGTTTTAATGGTGATTTAAATATCATTCCAAGAGAGATGGTAACCACTCAAACAGCGAAAGAATTATGGCAATATAAATTAGGTTTGGTTCCTGATACAGAGCAACCCGATAATGCAGTAAAAGAACCTAAAACAAAGCAGGCATCTTATCCGATTCATGTTGAGCCAATTCATATTTCAGCCAACCGTGGACGTATTACAATCAAACCGATCACCATTACCGGTGATGGCTTTAGTTATAACATTGAAGGGGATTACGACTTGGTTAATCCAGAGAAAGCAGAAACGATTACATCAATAACACAAGAGTGTCACCAACTGGTTCAGAAGCTCTTTTCAAATACTGTGCAAATGATTAATTACTGTCAGTAA
- a CDS encoding HDOD domain-containing protein, with product MYAYVARQPILNRKKQTIGYELLFRDGASNAFPDMEANQATCRLLVENFMATGNNPALESPRSFINFPQESLISLVPTAFPKKKIVIEVLETCTPNDELFSAIKHLHRMGYVIALDDFSLDPEWDRFLPYSHIVKLDIMQLGLERACAYVKQRKRQGCKRHYLAERVETNEEFQQALDVGFHFFQGYFFSKPEIIKNRVVKPEELLTVQLFQEVCREEVDFTRIEQLISQDVSLSYQLLKFVNTAAVRLENPISSFKQALVYLGEEQIKMFVTLIATAHAAINKPKELYKQSLVKGRFCELMIYRCQNGTPGQQAFIVGLFSLLDALLDKKLDDVLVQLSLSQDIEKAILIREGLLGSMLELYENIDTGNWENIDKLSRQLGFSAKTVESTYQEAVKWYQSILSK from the coding sequence ATGTATGCATACGTTGCCAGACAACCGATACTTAATCGAAAAAAACAGACAATAGGATATGAACTGCTTTTTCGCGACGGTGCAAGCAATGCGTTTCCTGATATGGAAGCTAATCAAGCAACGTGTCGATTGTTGGTTGAAAACTTTATGGCGACGGGAAATAACCCTGCTTTAGAGTCTCCTCGTAGTTTTATTAATTTTCCACAAGAGTCATTAATTTCTCTTGTTCCAACGGCATTTCCTAAAAAGAAGATTGTCATTGAGGTTCTTGAAACTTGTACCCCAAACGATGAGCTATTTAGTGCGATTAAACATTTGCACAGAATGGGGTATGTGATTGCGCTTGACGATTTTAGTTTAGACCCTGAGTGGGATCGATTCCTTCCTTATTCTCATATCGTTAAATTAGATATTATGCAGCTGGGTCTTGAGAGAGCGTGTGCTTATGTTAAGCAGCGTAAACGTCAAGGTTGTAAGCGTCATTATCTAGCTGAACGAGTAGAAACGAACGAAGAGTTTCAGCAAGCTTTAGATGTCGGTTTTCATTTCTTCCAAGGGTATTTCTTTAGTAAGCCTGAAATAATAAAAAATCGAGTCGTAAAACCTGAAGAGCTGTTAACGGTACAACTTTTTCAAGAAGTGTGTCGTGAAGAGGTCGACTTCACTCGAATTGAACAATTGATTTCTCAAGATGTGTCTCTTTCGTACCAGTTGTTGAAGTTTGTAAATACGGCAGCTGTTCGATTAGAAAATCCAATTTCATCGTTTAAGCAAGCGTTAGTGTATTTAGGGGAAGAGCAGATAAAAATGTTCGTGACCTTAATCGCTACAGCGCATGCGGCGATCAATAAACCCAAAGAGCTGTATAAGCAATCATTGGTGAAAGGCAGGTTCTGTGAATTGATGATTTATCGTTGTCAAAATGGAACGCCAGGCCAACAAGCGTTTATTGTTGGATTGTTCTCTTTACTTGATGCGTTATTGGATAAGAAATTAGATGATGTATTAGTTCAGCTATCTTTGAGTCAAGACATTGAGAAAGCCATTTTGATCCGTGAGGGATTATTAGGTTCAATGCTGGAGTTGTATGAAAACATCGATACTGGCAATTGGGAAAATATTGATAAGTTGAGTCGACAACTTGGGTTCTCTGCAAAAACCGTTGAATCTACCTACCAAGAAGCCGTTAAGTGGTATCAGAGTATTTTGTCTAAATAG
- a CDS encoding alpha/beta fold hydrolase: MKAATFTQETHYLETMKNQVAPFWEKRQHGFYQGEKETQLHWVSFTSPAHTKAIMVVNGRIESVYKYQELFYDLFCQGYDIYSFDHRGQGLSDRLTDNNDIGHIEDFNDYVLDLNSLTQSLITPEHYQDCYLLGHSMGGAIATQYVETHSHPYTALALSAPMHGIHMQPWLKPIANPISRYLSLWSKQPSYALGQTPYHAKPFLDNALTTCEIRYQWFRELYDTKPELQIGGPSNHWVNQGLKGAKLCVDQAAQCTLPTLLLQGEKDQIVDNNAHVKFQKKAPDCQLITISDAKHELLFETDECRNQALVAIIDFFQQHSHV; encoded by the coding sequence ATGAAAGCAGCGACCTTTACTCAAGAAACGCATTACCTTGAAACCATGAAAAACCAAGTAGCCCCTTTTTGGGAGAAACGCCAACACGGTTTTTATCAAGGAGAGAAGGAAACACAACTTCATTGGGTAAGTTTTACCAGCCCAGCTCACACCAAAGCGATCATGGTTGTTAACGGACGAATTGAAAGTGTCTATAAATACCAAGAGCTGTTTTATGATTTATTCTGCCAAGGCTATGATATTTATTCTTTCGATCACCGTGGTCAAGGTCTGTCCGATCGCCTAACGGATAATAATGATATTGGTCATATTGAAGACTTTAATGATTACGTTCTCGATTTAAATAGCCTAACTCAATCATTAATCACACCAGAGCATTACCAAGACTGCTATCTACTCGGTCATTCAATGGGAGGGGCAATTGCAACTCAATACGTTGAAACTCACTCTCACCCCTACACCGCTTTAGCATTAAGTGCTCCAATGCATGGTATTCATATGCAACCTTGGTTAAAGCCCATTGCCAACCCAATTAGTCGCTACTTAAGTTTATGGTCAAAACAACCTTCTTACGCCTTAGGCCAAACGCCATATCATGCAAAACCATTTTTAGATAATGCGCTCACTACTTGTGAAATTCGCTATCAGTGGTTTAGAGAACTCTATGACACCAAACCAGAATTGCAGATCGGTGGTCCAAGCAATCATTGGGTTAATCAAGGACTAAAAGGGGCAAAGCTGTGTGTTGACCAAGCAGCACAATGCACGCTTCCAACCTTATTACTTCAAGGTGAAAAAGACCAAATCGTTGATAATAACGCGCATGTGAAGTTTCAGAAAAAAGCACCAGATTGCCAATTAATAACCATTTCTGATGCGAAACATGAATTGCTGTTTGAGACGGATGAATGCCGCAACCAAGCATTAGTTGCTATCATTGATTTTTTCCAGCAACACTCTCACGTGTGA
- the xerC gene encoding tyrosine recombinase XerC, translating into MSDVLPVQFSKHLDAFYEFLRNEKGLSIYTQRNYKRQLTTIAEQLVELGVESWQDVDAGWVRQVTSKGMREGLKASSLSTRLSSLRSFFDFLVLRNVLTANPAKGVSAPRKSRPLPKNIDVDEMGQLLEVNEDDPLSIRDRAIMELMYGAGLRLAELVSIDVRDIQLRQGELRVIGKGDKERKVPFSGQAKEWLGHWLRVRNQLAKPEEKGLFVSKLGVRISHRNVQKRMAEWGLKQGVNSHISPHKLRHSFATHMLESSGNLRAVQELLGHENISTTQIYTHLDFQHLAQAYDQAHPRAKKK; encoded by the coding sequence ATGAGTGATGTTTTACCGGTTCAATTTTCAAAGCATCTTGATGCCTTTTATGAGTTCTTGCGCAATGAGAAAGGACTCAGTATCTATACCCAACGTAATTATAAACGTCAATTGACGACCATAGCGGAACAACTTGTTGAGCTAGGCGTTGAATCTTGGCAAGACGTTGATGCTGGGTGGGTGAGACAAGTGACCAGTAAAGGAATGCGTGAAGGATTAAAAGCGAGCAGTTTATCTACGCGTTTATCTTCTTTACGTAGTTTCTTTGATTTTTTAGTCTTACGTAATGTGTTGACGGCTAACCCTGCTAAAGGGGTGTCTGCACCTCGTAAATCTCGTCCTTTGCCTAAAAATATTGATGTAGATGAGATGGGGCAATTACTTGAAGTAAATGAAGATGACCCATTGTCTATTCGTGATCGCGCTATCATGGAATTAATGTATGGTGCCGGTTTACGTTTGGCGGAATTGGTCAGCATTGATGTTCGTGATATTCAATTACGTCAAGGCGAATTACGTGTCATTGGTAAAGGCGATAAAGAGCGTAAAGTGCCATTTTCAGGCCAAGCGAAGGAGTGGTTAGGTCACTGGTTACGAGTGCGAAATCAATTAGCAAAACCAGAAGAAAAAGGATTGTTTGTTTCTAAGCTAGGCGTGCGTATTTCTCATCGAAATGTACAAAAACGCATGGCTGAATGGGGATTAAAGCAAGGGGTAAATAGTCATATTAGCCCGCATAAATTGCGTCACTCTTTTGCGACACATATGCTGGAGTCCAGTGGTAATTTACGTGCAGTACAAGAACTACTTGGGCATGAAAATATTTCTACTACTCAAATCTATACCCATTTAGATTTTCAACACCTGGCTCAAGCGTATGACCAAGCGCATCCTAGAGCGAAGAAAAAATAG
- a CDS encoding DUF484 family protein — protein MIEKQQEYIEPTELTEDIVAQFLTDHPDFFQKHPELLNRIKVDTPERGVVSLVEVQVNKLRGRIGELEEEITQLMSLAAQNDRLFHEFSSIQKQLLLSENFFQAVAIIEKKAIELNLTAHVKIVEHSHPKYHVEQSALDNFVKKFLNGHSAYLGRLRKTDRDSLFAYGGLDLSSSDLGSFAILPLGASSKPMGIIAFASRDGGHFQPNMGTLFLEQLVSVFHYLLTQWSKLDNE, from the coding sequence ATGATTGAGAAGCAACAAGAATACATAGAGCCAACTGAGTTAACAGAAGATATTGTGGCTCAGTTTTTAACGGATCACCCTGATTTCTTTCAAAAACATCCTGAGTTATTGAATCGAATTAAGGTAGATACACCTGAGCGTGGGGTGGTTTCGTTAGTTGAGGTTCAGGTTAATAAATTGCGTGGTCGTATTGGTGAGTTAGAAGAAGAAATTACGCAATTGATGTCGTTAGCGGCACAAAATGATCGTTTGTTTCATGAGTTTTCAAGTATTCAAAAACAATTGTTATTGAGCGAAAACTTCTTTCAAGCTGTGGCTATTATTGAAAAAAAAGCCATTGAACTTAACTTAACCGCACACGTTAAAATTGTTGAACATTCTCACCCTAAATATCATGTCGAGCAAAGTGCACTAGATAATTTTGTGAAGAAATTCTTGAATGGGCATTCCGCTTATTTAGGGCGATTACGTAAAACAGACCGTGATAGTCTTTTTGCGTATGGAGGGTTGGATTTATCAAGTTCTGATTTAGGCTCTTTTGCTATTTTACCTTTAGGGGCATCATCAAAGCCTATGGGTATCATTGCATTTGCTAGTCGTGATGGCGGACATTTCCAACCGAATATGGGCACACTGTTTTTAGAGCAATTAGTGAGTGTGTTTCATTATTTATTAACTCAATGGTCGAAGTTAGATAATGAGTGA
- the dapF gene encoding diaminopimelate epimerase — MHFHFSKMHGLGNDFMVVDCLTQNIFFSPDLIRRLADRHRGIGFDQLLVVEAPYDPETDFHYRIFNADGSEVEQCGNGARCFARFVRMKGLTNKTSISVSTKKGKMILKVEDDDQITVNMGEPVFEPNKIPFKATQAEKTYLLRVDDKTLFSGAVSMGNPHCVTVVDDVDAYDVDKYGPLVESHERFPERVNAGFMQIISPNEVKLRVYERGAGETQACGSGACGAVAVGIMQELLGEEVKVSLPGGDLHIVWQGPGKPLFMTGPATHVYDGQLSI, encoded by the coding sequence ATGCACTTTCATTTTTCTAAAATGCACGGGCTAGGCAACGACTTTATGGTTGTTGACTGTCTGACACAGAATATTTTCTTTTCTCCAGACCTGATCCGTCGTTTGGCTGATCGCCATCGTGGTATTGGATTTGATCAGTTATTGGTGGTTGAAGCCCCTTATGATCCTGAAACGGATTTTCATTACCGAATTTTTAATGCTGACGGCTCGGAAGTAGAGCAGTGTGGTAATGGTGCACGTTGTTTCGCTCGATTTGTTCGAATGAAAGGGTTAACCAATAAAACCAGCATTTCGGTCAGTACTAAGAAAGGCAAAATGATTTTAAAAGTGGAAGATGATGATCAAATTACGGTGAACATGGGTGAGCCTGTATTTGAGCCAAATAAGATTCCATTTAAAGCAACGCAAGCTGAAAAAACGTATTTATTGCGTGTTGATGATAAAACCTTATTCAGTGGCGCAGTAAGTATGGGAAATCCTCACTGTGTGACCGTTGTCGATGATGTTGATGCTTATGATGTTGATAAGTATGGACCGTTAGTGGAAAGCCATGAACGCTTTCCTGAGCGTGTAAATGCTGGATTTATGCAAATCATCTCACCAAATGAAGTGAAATTACGCGTTTATGAACGTGGTGCTGGTGAAACTCAAGCTTGTGGCAGTGGTGCTTGTGGTGCGGTTGCTGTTGGTATTATGCAAGAATTATTGGGTGAAGAAGTGAAAGTGTCTTTACCTGGTGGTGATTTGCACATCGTATGGCAAGGACCAGGAAAACCATTATTTATGACAGGCCCTGCAACACACGTATACGATGGTCAATTATCAATATGA